GTACTGCCGCCAGCTCCCAGGGGCTGATGATCAGAAACTATAACGTTAAGGACGGACTGGCCAATGCCACTGTTTATGCGGCTGTTCAGGATAAAGACGGATTTATCTGGTTCGCCACACCCACCGGCGTCAGCAAGTTTGACGGAAAAAGATTCCGCAACTACGCCAAAAAAGACGGACTCACCGATAATGATGTAGTCCGGCTGGCAGCCGACTCGAAAGGAAGAGTCTGGTTTTTTACCCTCAACGGCAAACCTTCCTTCTACGCCAATTCCGTCATCCACAACGAAGACAACGACACCTCCCTGACCTTCAATCCCAGAAGTCATTATATTCAATACGCCTTCGAAGGAACCAAAGCAGGGTATATGTGGTTCCTCAATACCAACAACCGCATCTTATTATATAACGGCAAACAAATCATCTACGATAAGCTCGGGGCTACACAAAGTGATATCTACTTCATGCTGCGCAATGATTCGATATTCAAACCCCTGCAGACGGCTTTTAACCTGGAATCCATCAGGGACCCCAATACCAATACAGACCAGCGAATTTTACCTGCTCCGACTGTACCACTGGATGATACCGCCTTCAGGTCACTCCTCAGAAACCATCCACTGGTAATCGTAAAAAATACGATCTATTCTTTCACTACCAAAGAAGCCGTATGCTTTTTCAACGGTGCCGAATGGGGTATCAGGGAAGATATTTCCAACATCTGCCTGGATGGTAATAACCTCTGGGTAGGTACACAAAAGGCTTTATATCTCCTTAAAAATTTCTTCAAGGGAGAGAAAAAAGTAACCAGCCTGCTGCAAAACCACTATATCACCTCGCTGTTGAAAGACAGGGATGGGAATATATGGATCACCACCTTCGGAGACGGCGTATACTATATCCCGTATAAAAATTTCTACTTCTCTTACCTGGATAATACCAACGGACTCTATTCCCACTCGATTTTCAGCATCTACAAAGACAAAAAAAATGATCTCCTGCTGATCGGGCAGAATGCGGGTATTCTCAATACCATGAACGAACAGGGGAGTATCCGTCAGTTCACGCTGGATACCACCACCGGGCGAAATAGTCTGCTGGCCATTCTCCCTTACAGGGATAATGAAGTGCTGATTGGTACAGACAATGGCCTGTTCAAGTTTAATACGCTCACCCAGAAGCCCGCTTTGCTGAAACAGGTGAAGATGCTGAAAGAAGTGGACGTATCGCCGAAAGGGAAAATTCGTATAGCCGCCAAAAACCAGGTGATTTGTCTGGATAACTACAGCATCAACGACCTCGATATGCTGGTTACCTCTATCGCCTGTATCGATGATTCTACCTATTTTGTAGGTACCAACAACGGCTTATACTATTGCGACGATAACAACCGCCAGCTCGTAAGGCCCGGTAATAATACCCACCTGAAGCAAAGCATTAAAGACCTGAAATGGATTGATGGTTACCTCTGGATAGGTACCAGTGATCAGGGCATTTATGTAATGCACCACGATTCGGTGGTGAAGCACCTGTCTACCGCCAATGATCTGGCCAGTGATATCTGCCAGCAGCTTTACTACGACGGGAGAGGCAGCCTCTATGTGGCTACCAATAAGGGTGTTTCTGTTATAGACGTCAAAACACAGCATATTGTCAGGAATATCACTTCCAACGATGGGCTCAGTTCTGATGATATCAGGGGCGTCTATTCCGATGATGGTATGCTGTATATAGCTACCAGTAACGGTTTATGCTATTTCCAGGGCGATCATCTGCCGATAGATTCCGTTCCGCCGGTCATCTATCTCAGTAATATCAGGTATGGCGACAGTACTTTCCTGCCAGGGAGGGATTTCGTGCACCTTTACCAGCGCAAGGCCTCCTTTGAAGCCGAGTTCGGGACCATTGTATTCGATTTGCCGGACCTGGTGGAATATCAGTACAATTTTACCACCGATAGCAGCAGTGGCTGGGTGACCACCATGTCTAATATTATACCTTTCCCTGATTTGCAGCCAGGTACGTATAAGCTGATGGTAAGGGCCAGAAAATATAAGAGCGACTGGTCGCAGCCACTGACCATCAACGTGAATATTCTGCCGCGCTGGTACCAGCAGTGGTGGGCACGCGGAATACTTTTATTATTAGGATTGCTGGTAATACTGATAATTTTGCGCTATATTGTACGGCGGATTAAGCAGGCAGAGAAACGTAAAACGGAATACAACAGAAGAATTGCCGAACTGGAAGCCAAGGCGCTCACCAACCAGATGAATCCGCATTTCATATTTAATTCGCTGAATTCTGTACAGCACCTGATCCTTGAAAAAGAAGAAAAACAGGCACTTAATTTTCTGGCGGATTTTGCCACGCTGATGCGTCAGATGTTGAATAATTCAAGAAAGTCCTATATCTCACTGGAAGAAGAAATCGCTTTTCTGACCCGATACCTTGAACTGGAAAAAATCAGATTCGCACACTCTTTCAGCTATCGGTTTATCATGGAGGATAAACTGAAAGACTATACGATTTATATTCCGCCGATGATCATTCAACCCATCGTGGAAAATGCTATCAAACACGGGCTGGCACCAAAAAACAGCAGCGGATGCCTGGAAATAAGACTTGAAATGGTGCAGGATTTATTATACTGCTCCGTAGACGATGATGGAATAGGCTGGGATAAGTCCAATACATTAAAGAGTTCAAGACTTGTAAAACATGAATCAACCGCGCTCAGCGTAATCAGAGAGCGTTTGCAGATTATTAAGTCCTTTAATGGAAATAATGGTAAATTAGAAATTATTGA
This window of the Chitinophaga sp. Cy-1792 genome carries:
- a CDS encoding two-component regulator propeller domain-containing protein, whose amino-acid sequence is MPFIRYIPFWMLAFFCVSTAASSQGLMIRNYNVKDGLANATVYAAVQDKDGFIWFATPTGVSKFDGKRFRNYAKKDGLTDNDVVRLAADSKGRVWFFTLNGKPSFYANSVIHNEDNDTSLTFNPRSHYIQYAFEGTKAGYMWFLNTNNRILLYNGKQIIYDKLGATQSDIYFMLRNDSIFKPLQTAFNLESIRDPNTNTDQRILPAPTVPLDDTAFRSLLRNHPLVIVKNTIYSFTTKEAVCFFNGAEWGIREDISNICLDGNNLWVGTQKALYLLKNFFKGEKKVTSLLQNHYITSLLKDRDGNIWITTFGDGVYYIPYKNFYFSYLDNTNGLYSHSIFSIYKDKKNDLLLIGQNAGILNTMNEQGSIRQFTLDTTTGRNSLLAILPYRDNEVLIGTDNGLFKFNTLTQKPALLKQVKMLKEVDVSPKGKIRIAAKNQVICLDNYSINDLDMLVTSIACIDDSTYFVGTNNGLYYCDDNNRQLVRPGNNTHLKQSIKDLKWIDGYLWIGTSDQGIYVMHHDSVVKHLSTANDLASDICQQLYYDGRGSLYVATNKGVSVIDVKTQHIVRNITSNDGLSSDDIRGVYSDDGMLYIATSNGLCYFQGDHLPIDSVPPVIYLSNIRYGDSTFLPGRDFVHLYQRKASFEAEFGTIVFDLPDLVEYQYNFTTDSSSGWVTTMSNIIPFPDLQPGTYKLMVRARKYKSDWSQPLTINVNILPRWYQQWWARGILLLLGLLVILIILRYIVRRIKQAEKRKTEYNRRIAELEAKALTNQMNPHFIFNSLNSVQHLILEKEEKQALNFLADFATLMRQMLNNSRKSYISLEEEIAFLTRYLELEKIRFAHSFSYRFIMEDKLKDYTIYIPPMIIQPIVENAIKHGLAPKNSSGCLEIRLEMVQDLLYCSVDDDGIGWDKSNTLKSSRLVKHESTALSVIRERLQIIKSFNGNNGKLEIIDKLKSGFGNKEGTLVEILIPIVKML